From the Sanguibacter sp. HDW7 genome, the window CCCGCGGCGGAGGCACACGGCTGGGTGACGAACCCCCCGAGCCGCCAGGACAACTGCGCCAACGGCGCGACGTCGTTCGACTGTGGTGACGTCAAGTACGAGCCTCAGAGCGTCGAGGCCCCCAAGGGCTCCATGCTCTGCTCTGGCGGCAACGCTGCCTTCTCCGTCCTCGACGACAACTCCAAGCCGTGGCCCGTGAAGAACGTCGGCTCGAGCCTCGACGTCCAGTGGAAGCTCACCGCTGCCCACAACACCTCCCTCTGGGAGTACTTCGTCGACGGCAAGCTCCACCAGACGTTCGACTCGAAGGGCGCGCAGCCCTCGGCGACCACGAAGCACACGCTGACGAACCTGCCCTCGGGCAAGCACACGATCCTCGCGCGCTGGAACGTCTCCAACACCGCGATGGCGTTCTACAACTGCGTCGACATCAACGTCGGCGGCACGACGACGACCCCGCCGGTCGAGACGACGCCTCCCACCGAGACGACGCCCCCGACCGAGCCGGGCACCTGCACGGCCACGAAGTGGTCGGCGTCCGCGACGTACCAGAGCGGCGCAACCGTCTCGCACAACGGCCGTCAGTACCGTGCCGGCTGGTGGACCCAGGGCGACACGCCCGGCGACGGTGGCCAGTGGGGCGTGTGGCGTGACCTCGGCGCCTGCGACGGCGGCACGACCGAGCCGACCGTCGAGCCCACGGACAACCCGACGACGGACACGCCGACGGCCGAGCCGACGGACGAGCCCACGACGGACACCCCGACGACCGACACCCCGACCGAGCCCGGCAACGCCCCGGCGTGGAGCGCCTCGGTCGCGTACGCGGGCGGCTCGCTCGTGACGTACCAGGGCAAGGTCTACAAGGCCGGCTGGTGGACCCAGGGCGACACCCCGGGCCAGGGCGGCGACTGGGGCGTCTGGCGCCTGCAGTCGGGCACCACGCCGACGACGGAGCCGACCGACAACCCGACGACGGACACCCCGACGGACGAGCCGACGGACGAGCCGACCACGCCGACGGAGACCACCCCGCCCGCGACCGGTGACAAGAAGGTCGTCGGCTACTTCACGCAGTGGGGCGTCTACGGCCGCAACTACCACGTGAAGAACATCGACACGTCCGGCTCGGCAGCGAAGATGACGCACATCCTCTACGCGTTCGGCAACGTCGCCAACGGCAGGTGCGTCATCGGCGACTCCTACGCGGACTACGAGAAGGCCTACACGGCCGACCAGGCCGTCAACGGCAAGGCTGACACGTGGGACCAGGCGCTCCGCGGCAACTTCAACCAGCTCCGCCAGCTCAAGGCCAAGTACCCGCACATCAAGGTGCTGTGGTCGATGGGTGGCTGGACCTGGTCGGGCGGCTTCGGCCAGGCTGCGGCCTCCGACGCCTCCGCCGCCGCCTTCGCGAAGTCGTGCCACGACCTCGTCGAGGACCCGCGCTGGGCTGACGTCTTCGACGGCATCGACATCGACTGGGAGTACCCGAACGCCTGTGGCCTCACGTGCGACACGTCCGGTTCCGAGTCCTACCCGCGCATCCTCAAGGCCCTCCGCAAGCAGTTCGGCAACGACCTCGTCACCTCGGCGATCTCGGCCGACGGCACGACCGGTGGCAAGATCGACGCCGCCAACTACGCCGAGGGCGCGAAGTCGCTCGACTTCATCATGCCGATGACGTACGACTACTTCGGCACGTGGGCAGCCAAGGGCCCGACGGCCCCGCACTCCCCGCTGACGTCCTACCCGGGCATGCCGGTCAACGGCTTCGACTCGTCCACGGCGATCGCCAAGCTCAAGAGCATCGGCATCCCCGCGAACAAGATCCTCCTGGGCGTCGGCTTCTACGGCCGCGGCTGGGCGGGCGTGACGCAGGCAGCTCCGGGCGGCACCGCCACGGGCGCGGCTCCGGGCACGTACGAGGCGGGCAACGAGGACTACAAGGTCCTCAAGACGGCCTGCCCGTCGAACGGCACCATCGCCGGCACGGCCTACGCGTTCTGCAACGGTCAGTGGTGGAGCTACGACACCCCCGCCACGATCAAGACCAAGATGGACTGGACGAAGCAGCAGAGCCTTGCTGGCACGTTCTTCTGGTCGCTCGACGGTGACACGACGAACGGCGAGCTCGTCTCGGCGATCTCGTCCGGTCTCAAGTGAGCATGACCCACTGACCGGTGCGGTCCGCCGGTGCTCCCCGGCCCGGCGGCCCGTACCACCCACGTCGAAGCCCCCGTCCTCCTTCAGCAGGGAGGACGGGGGCTTCGTCGTGCCCGTGCGGGTGTCAGGCCGTGCGGAGGGTGAGACCGTCCGCGGCGTCGTCGCGGTCGACGGTCACCGTGTCGCCGTCCGCGACCTCGCCCGCAAGGACGAGGCGAGCGAGCCGGTCACCGATCTCCCGCTGCACGAGCCGGCGCAGCGGGCGCGCCCCGTAGGCAGGGTCGAAGCCCTCGAGCGCGAGCCACTCGCGGGCCGCGTCCGTCACCTCGAGGCCGATGCGCCGCTCCGTGAGCCGGTCGGCGAGCGACCGCACCTGGATGTCGACGATCCGCCCGAGCTCGTCGACGCTCAGCGGTTCGAACACCACGACGTCGTCGAGCCGGTTGAGGAACTCCGGCTTGAAGTGCCCCCGCACGGCCGCCATGACGACCTCGTGCTTGGCGTCGTCCGAGACCGTCGGGTCGACGAGCGCGTGCGAGCCGAGGTTCGACGTCATGACGAGGATGACGTTGCGGAAGTCGACCGTCCGTCCCTGCCCGTCGGTGAGCCGGCCGTCGTCGAGCACCTGCAGGAGGAGGTCGAAGACCTCCGGGTGCGCCTTCTCGACCTCGTCGAGCAGGACGACGGAGTACGGGCGCCTGCGCACGGCCTCCGTGAGCTGACCGCCCTCCTCGTAACCGACGTAGCCGGGCGGGGCACCGACGAGGCGTGCGACAGAGTGCTTCTCGCCGTACTCGGACATGTCGATGCGCACCATGGCGTGCTCGTCGTCGAAGAGGAAGTCCGCGAGGGACTTCGCGAGCTCCGTCTTGCCGACGCCCGTGGGGCCGAGGAAGAGGAAGGAGCCGGTCGGACGATCGGGGTCGGAGATGCCTGCGCGGGCGCGGCGGACCGCGTCGGAGACGGCGGCGACGGCGCGCGTCTGGCCGATGAGCCGCGCACCGATGGTCTGCTCCATGCTGAGGAGCTTCTCGCCCTCGCCCTGGAGCAGGCGGCCGGCGGGGATGCCGGTCCACGCGGCCACGACCTCGGCGATCTCGGCCGCGTCGACCTTCTCGCCGACGAGGCGCTGCGGGCGCTCGGCGTCGTCGGAACCGGCCGCGGCCTGCGCCTGCTCGGCGGCCTCGAGCTCGGCGATCTCCTTCTCGATCGCCGGGATCTCGCCGTAGCTGAGCCGTCCGAAGGTTGCGAGGTCGCCCTCGTTCTCAGCACGCTGCGCGGCGGCCTCCTTCTCGGCGAGGCGCTTCTTGAGGTCGCCGACGCGGTTGACGCCGCCCTTCTCGGCCTCCCAGCGAGCGGTGAGCGCGCTGAGCTCCTCCTGGCGGTCGGCCCGCTGCGCGGCGAGCTCGTGCGCGCGCTCGAGGTCCTCGTCCGCGCCCGACTCCTTGAGCGCGAGGATCTCCGCGTCGAGGCGCCGGACGACGCGCTGGAGCGTGTCGATCTCGACGGGCGAGGAGTCCATCTCCATGCGGAGGCGGCTCGCCGCCTCGTCGACGAGGTCGATCGCCTTGTCGGGCAGCTGGCGGCCCGTGATGTAGCGGTTGGAGAGACGCGCGGCAGCGACGAGCGCGCCGTCGGAGATCGTCACGCCGTGATGGGCCTCGTACCGGGACTTCAGGCCGCGGAGGATCGCGACGGTGTCCTCGACGGACGGCTCGCCGACGAAGACCTGCTGGAAGCGACGCTCGAGCGCAGGGTCCTTCTCGACGTGCTCGCGATACTCGTCGAGCGTCGTCGCGCCGACGAGGCGCAGCTCGCCGCGGGCGAGCATGGGCTTGAGCATGTTGCCCGCGTCCATCGCGCCCTCGGAGCCGCCGCCCGCACCGACGACCGTGTGGAGCTCGTCGATGAAGGTGACGACCTCGCCGTCGGAGTCCTTGATCTCCTGGAGGACCGCCTTGAGGCGCTCCTCGAACTCGCCGCGGTACTTGGCGCCCGCGACCATCGCGGCGATGTCGAGCGCGACGAGCCGCTTGCCCTGGAGGGACGTGGGCACGTCGCCCGCGACGATGCGCTGGGCGAGACCCTCGACGACGGCGGTCTTGCCGACGCCGGGCTCGCCGATGAGCACGGGGTTGTTCTTGGTGCGGCGAGAGAGGACCTGGACGACGCGGCGGATCTCGGAGTCGCGGCCGATGACCGGGTCGAGGCGGCCGTCGCGGGCCTGCTGGGTGAGGTCGATGCCGTACTTCTCGAGCGTCTTGCACGTGCCCTCGGGGTTGGCGGACGTCACGGGGCCCGTGCCGCGGACGGCGGGCAGCGCGGCGCGGAGCGCGTCGGTCGTCGCGCCGGACTCGCGCAGTGCGGAGGCCGCCGGGGAGTCGACGGTCGCGAGGGCGAGGAGGAGGAGCTCGGCGGAGATGTAGTCGTCGCCGTGCGCGGCCGACTCCTTCTTCGCGGCCTCGAGGACGTTGCCGAGGGCGCGGGACGCGGTGGGCTCCGAGACGGAGCCGCCCTGCGACGACGGAAGCGCGACGAGGGCCGTGCGGGTGCGACGGCCGACGTCCTTGACATCGACGTGCGCGGCGCCGAGCAGGGCGACGGCGAGCCCGTCGGGCTGCTCGAGAAGGGCGCCGAGGAGGTGGAGGGGTTCGATCTGCGGGTTGCCGGCGGCTCCGGCGGCGCGGATGGCGTCACCGATCGCCTGCTGCGACGCGGTGGTGAAGCTGGACTCCATGGGGTCTCCTCTCGGGTCGGGGTGGGTCTCGTCAGAGCAACCCCGTCAGACTTGAGTCTATTCCGCTCAACTTTGCAGCACCACCCTGCACCGCGCGGAAGTTCCTCTCGTCCCCGCAGGCCCGCGGTGCAATGATCGAGCATGACGTTCTTCCCTACGGGCACGCCCGCACCTCGTCCTGCCGGCACCTGGTCCCCTGACATCCTCGGGGAGGGATGGGAGCAGCGCACGCTGCACCTGGGGTCCGACGACGAGGGACCCGTGGACGTCACGCTCGTGCGCCTCACGCGCGGGCCACGGCACGACCGCGCGGTGCTGTACGTCCACGGGTTCGTCGACTACTTATTCCAGGCGCACGTCGGCGACGCCCTCGCCACGGCGGGCTGGGACTTCTACGCGGTCGACCTGCGTCGCTACGGACGGTCGCTGCGGCCCGGGCAGACGGCCAACATCGTCGACGACCTCGCCGTCCACGCCGAGGACCTCGACGCGGCTCTCGCCGTGGTGCGGGACGACGAGCAGCACGCCCGCATCGCGCTGCTCGGCCACTCGACCGGCGGGCTCGTCGCGTCGCTGTGGGCGAACGCCCGTCCCGGGCGGATCGACGCGCTCGTCCTCAACAGCCCGTGGCTCGAGCTCAACGACACCGCGCTCATGCGGACCGTCGGCACGCAGGGTCTGCGCGTCCTCGCGAAGGTTGCGCCGCGCATGGTCGTCGGGAGCCTCGCGCCGCACTACGGGCGCGCGCTCCACGCGAGCACGGGCGGCGAGTGGGACTACGACCTCGCGTGGAAGCCGATCGAGGGCTTCCCCGTCCGGGCGCGCTGGATCGCGTCCGTGCGCCGCGCGCACGCGCGCGTCGCCCGCGGCCTCGACATCACGTGCCCCGTGCTCGTGCTGACGTCCGACGCGACCGGGGACCACGTCCACGACCACCCGGACGTCCTCACGACCGACTCCGTGCTCGCGGTCGAGCACACCGCCGCGCTCGCGCCGGGCCTCGGCGAGGACGTCGTGTACGAGCAGGTCCCGGGCGGCGCGCACGACCTGGCGCTCTCCCCCGAGCCGGCGCGCAGCCGGTATCTCGAGCGCGTCGTCGCCTGGCTCGACGAGGTCGTGCCGCCGCGTCGATGACGGTGACCGCGGGCCGGCGCGGCTAGCGAGCCGGGGAGGGCGAGTCGTCCGGTCCGGATGCGCGCTCCTCCGGGTGCTCCTCGTCGTGCGCGCGGTGGACCGCGTCGTCGACGAGCTCCGCCGCGAGCCGTGCGACACCCGCACGGTCGGCCGCGAGCGCGGCCTCCTGGACGTCGGCCGTGAGCTCGTCCATGACGAGCAGGTCCGTGCGCACCTTGCCCGTCCGGTACCCCGCCCGGCCCACCATGTGCGCAGACACGGGGGCCGTGAGCATCTGGAAGAGGATGACGAGCACGATGACGAGGGCGACCCGCCACGTCCGCAGCTGCAGCTCGAGACCGATGAGCACGAGGATGAGCCCCAGCACCTGCGGCTTCGTCGCCGCGTGCATGCGCGCGAGCAGGTCCGGGAAGCGCAGCACGCCCACCCCGGCCGCGAACGAGAGGAAGGCTCCGGCGAGCATGAAGATCGCCGAGAGCACGTCGAGCACCGTGTCGAGCATCAGCGGGCCTCCCCTCGGTGCGTCGTGTCGTCAGGCTCCGAGTCGAGCTCCGCGACCCGCTCCGTCGCGCGGTCCTCGGCTTCCTCGACGAGGCGCCGCTGCGCGTCCTCGGCCTCGGCCTCGGCACGCGTCTTGATGCGACGGTCGTCGTCCTTCTCGGCCGCCGCGAAGCGCGCGATCGTCACCGAGCCCACGAAGCCCACCATCGAGAGCACGACGAGGATCGGCAGCGTGTCCGTCCGACGGTTCCACGCGGCCTCGAGCGCGATGACCGCGACGAGCGTCGCCGTGAGGACGTCGAGGGCGATCGTCCGGTCGAGCATCGACGGGCCGCGCTCGACGCGCACCACCGCGAGCACGGCGCCCACGAACAGCATGGCCGCCGAGACGGCGACGACGTAGGGGTTCACGCGTCCTCCTCGGTCGGGTCGGCGGGGGCGGGCGGGGCAGGTTCGTCGCCGTCCTTCGTCCGGGCGGCGCGGGCCGGGAGCACGTCGGGAGCAGCCGCGCCCGAGGCGCCCGACGCCGTGCCCGAGCGTCCACGACGCCCCGGGACCCGCAGCCCCGCGCGCACGAGCTCCTCGTCGGACGCGAGCGCGTAGAGCACGCGCTCCTCGAGCTCGAGCACGTCGTCACGCACCGCGTCCTCGCCGCCCGACGCCGCCAGGTCGAGCACGTGGAGGTACAGCATGCCCGTGATGCGCTGCGCCTCCACGACGAGCGTCCCCGGCACGAGCGTCGAGAGCTCGGCCGTTACCGTGAGGTAGAGGTCCGCAGGATTCCGCAGGCGCACGCCGACGACGGCCCCGTGCACGTGCGACCGCGGCGACAGCGCCTGCCACGCGACCTGGAACGACGCCTGGACGAGCGACGAGAGGAAGTACCAGGCCAGGCGCAGCATGTGCCACGGCCGCACCTTGATCGAGAAGCCCATCGCAGGCAGCGGGAACACGAGCGTCACGACGACACCCACGCCCAGCCCGCCGAGGACGTTCGCCCACGTGAGCTCGCCCCACAGGAGGACCCAGACGAGCGCGAGCCACAGGATCGTCGGCCACTGGACAAGCAGGCCGCGCCGACGCGCATGAAGACTCATGGCTGCACCCCCGTCGAGGTCGGTGACGGGGTCGCCGTCGGCACGGGCGTCTCGTCGTCCTCCGGAGCGACGGACGGCAGCACCGACCCGTCGCCCGGCACGAGGTCGCTCGACGTGCCGACACCGCGGCCGTCCGCCCCGAGCACCGCGTCGATGTACGGCGTGCGCGCGCGCAACGTCTCTGCGGCCCGCCCCGCGTAGTCGAACAGCGGCCCCGCCGCGAACGTCAGCGACAGGCCGAACGCCACGAGCGCGAACGTCGCACCGAGCATGCCCGAGGGCAGCCGCTGCGGCCGGATCTCCTGCGGCGGCGTCTGCCAGAACGCCTTGTTCCACGCCTTGACGATCGCGTACAGCGTGAGCAGCGACGTGATGATGCCGCCCGCGACGAGCGTGTACCCGAGCGGCGTCCCCAGCTGCACACCGCCCTGGAGCAGCCCCACCTTGCCGAGGAAGCCCGACAGCGGCGGGATCCCCGCAAGGTTCATCGCGGGGACGAAGAACGCGATCGCGAGCAGCGGCGCGATCTTCGCGAGGCCGCCGAGCCGTGCGAGCGACGTCGTCCCGCCGATGCGTTCCATGAGCCCGACGACGAGGAACAACGTCGTCTGCACCGTGATGTGGTGCACGACGTAGAAGACCGTCGCCGTGAGTCCCGTCTGCGAGGACAGCGCGATGCCGAAGACCATGTACCCGATGTGGCTCACGAGCGTGAACGACAGCAGACGCTTGATGTCGTCCTGGGCGACCGCGCCGAGGATCCCCACGATCATCGTGAGCAGCGCCGCGACGAGCAGCACCGAGTCCGTCCGGTCGTCGGGGAACAGAAGGGTCTGCGTGCGGATGATCGCGTAGATGCCGACCTTCGTGAGCAGCCCCGCGAACACCGCCGTGACGGGCGCAGGCGCCGTCGGGTAGGAGTCCGGCAGCCACGCCGACAGCGGGAAGATCGCCGCCTTGATGCCGAACGCGATCAGCAGCAGGATCTCGAGGACGAGCCGCGTCGTCGAGTCGATCTCCGGGAGCCGCTCCGCGAGCTGCGCGAGGTTCACCGTGCCCGTCGCCGCGTAGATCATCGCGAGCGCCACGAGGAAGATCGCCGAGGACACGAGCGAGACGACGACGTAGATCGTCCCCGCACGGATGCGCGATCCCGTGCCGCCGAGCGTCAGCAGCACGTACGACGCCGCGAGGAGGATCTCGAAGCCCACGTAGAGGTTGAAGAGGTCACCCGTGAGGAACGCGTTCGAGACGCCGGCCGCAAGCACGAGGTACGTCGGGTGGTAGATCGCGACGGGAGCCTCGTCGTCGCCGTCCGCGATGCCCTGCCCGAGCGAGTAGAGGAAGACGCACAGCAGGACGAGCGAGGACACCGTCACCATGAGCGCCGAGAGCCGGTCCGCGACGAGCACGATGCCGACGGGCGCCGCCCAGCCGCCCACGTCGACGACGACCGGGCCCGAGTCCGCCCCGATGACGAGGCCGACCCCGACCGCGAGCATCGCCGCGAGGACGACGACGGTGATGATGCGCTGCGCGCGCGTGTGCTTCCACAGCGCGAGCGCGAGACCCGCGCCGAAGAGCGGCAGCATGACGGGCAGCGGGACGAGGGCGTTGATCATGCGTCACCCTCCGTCCGCGGGGACGTGCCGGAGGCACCGGGCGCTGGGGCGTCGGGCGCGGCCGTCACGATCTCCGCCGTCTCCTCGTCGTCGTGGATCGTCTCGTCGCGGGTCTCGGCAGCGTCCTCGTCGAGGGTCTCGCCCGAGTCCTCCGAGTCGGAGTCGTGGTAGGCCGGCGCGTTCGTGGCGGCCTTGCGGGCGACGCGTCGGTCCTCGAGGTCGTCCTGCACCTCGTCGTGACCGTGGAGCTGCCACGAGCGGTACGCCATCGACATGACGAAGCCGACCATGCCCAGCGCGATGACGATCGCCGTGAGGACCATGGCCTGCGGCAGCGGGTCGCTCATCTCCGACGGGTCTGCCGAGCCGATGATCGGCGCCTTGCCGGGCCGCCCCGACGCGACCATGAAGAGCAGGTTCACGCCGTTGCCGAGCATCAGCACGCCGAGCATGACGCGCGACAGCGAACGCTCGAGCAGCAGGTACACGCCCGCCGCGACGAGCACGCCGATGACGACGACGAGGGCGAGCGAGGGGGTCGTGTCGATCATCGGTCGCCTCCGTCGGTCGTCACGGGCCGGATCCCCGCGGCGTCGAGCGCGGCGCGGGCCGCACGCGCGTCGGCGACGACGGCAGCCGCGCCGTACGTGCCGTCCGCGTCGCGCGGGGTCGTGTCGGCCTGACGGTCGATCTCCGCACCGAGCGAGCGCAGGATGTCGAGGACGAGCCCGATGACGACGAGGAACACGCCGATGTCGAAGAACAGGGACGTCACGAGCTTGACGTGCCCGAGCAGCGGCAGGTCGGCCTGGACGATGAAGCTCTGCAGGGGCTCCCCGCCGAACAGCACGGGGACGAGACCGACGCCCACGGAGAGGAAGAGTCCCGTGCCGAGCAGGAGGCCCGGGTGGATGGGAGCGGCCTCGCCAAGCTCGTAGCGGCCCGCCGCGAGGTACCTGATGATGATCGCGATACCCGTGACGAGCCCGGCCGCGAAGCCGCCGCCGGGCGCGTTGTGCCCCGAGAACAGCAGGAACACGGCGAAGACGATCATCGAGTGGAAGAGCAGGCGCGTCGCGACCTCGAAGACGACCGAGCGCCGCTGGGGCGCAACCGTGCGCCCGCCGCGGAGCCACACACCCGCGCGGGCGGCGCGCTCGAGGAGCGCGGACGGCGCGGTGCCGCGCAGCTGCGGAACCGTCGGCAGCTGCCCGATGGCCTCGTCGACCTGCTGCGGCGCAAGCGCCCCGACGAGGCTCGACGCGGTCGGCGCACGGAGGATCTCGCCGCTGCGGCGACGCAGGAAGACCAGGCTCGCGACGCCCGTCGCGGCGACGAGCAGCACCGAGATCTCGCCCATGGTGTCCCAGGCGCGCGTGTCGACGAGGACGACGTTGACGATGTTCTTCCCGCCGCCGTAGACGTAGACCTCCTCGGGG encodes:
- a CDS encoding glycosyl hydrolase family 18 protein, coding for MAAVAALGLVGIVPAITAPAAEAHGWVTNPPSRQDNCANGATSFDCGDVKYEPQSVEAPKGSMLCSGGNAAFSVLDDNSKPWPVKNVGSSLDVQWKLTAAHNTSLWEYFVDGKLHQTFDSKGAQPSATTKHTLTNLPSGKHTILARWNVSNTAMAFYNCVDINVGGTTTTPPVETTPPTETTPPTEPGTCTATKWSASATYQSGATVSHNGRQYRAGWWTQGDTPGDGGQWGVWRDLGACDGGTTEPTVEPTDNPTTDTPTAEPTDEPTTDTPTTDTPTEPGNAPAWSASVAYAGGSLVTYQGKVYKAGWWTQGDTPGQGGDWGVWRLQSGTTPTTEPTDNPTTDTPTDEPTDEPTTPTETTPPATGDKKVVGYFTQWGVYGRNYHVKNIDTSGSAAKMTHILYAFGNVANGRCVIGDSYADYEKAYTADQAVNGKADTWDQALRGNFNQLRQLKAKYPHIKVLWSMGGWTWSGGFGQAAASDASAAAFAKSCHDLVEDPRWADVFDGIDIDWEYPNACGLTCDTSGSESYPRILKALRKQFGNDLVTSAISADGTTGGKIDAANYAEGAKSLDFIMPMTYDYFGTWAAKGPTAPHSPLTSYPGMPVNGFDSSTAIAKLKSIGIPANKILLGVGFYGRGWAGVTQAAPGGTATGAAPGTYEAGNEDYKVLKTACPSNGTIAGTAYAFCNGQWWSYDTPATIKTKMDWTKQQSLAGTFFWSLDGDTTNGELVSAISSGLK
- a CDS encoding ATP-dependent Clp protease ATP-binding subunit translates to MESSFTTASQQAIGDAIRAAGAAGNPQIEPLHLLGALLEQPDGLAVALLGAAHVDVKDVGRRTRTALVALPSSQGGSVSEPTASRALGNVLEAAKKESAAHGDDYISAELLLLALATVDSPAASALRESGATTDALRAALPAVRGTGPVTSANPEGTCKTLEKYGIDLTQQARDGRLDPVIGRDSEIRRVVQVLSRRTKNNPVLIGEPGVGKTAVVEGLAQRIVAGDVPTSLQGKRLVALDIAAMVAGAKYRGEFEERLKAVLQEIKDSDGEVVTFIDELHTVVGAGGGSEGAMDAGNMLKPMLARGELRLVGATTLDEYREHVEKDPALERRFQQVFVGEPSVEDTVAILRGLKSRYEAHHGVTISDGALVAAARLSNRYITGRQLPDKAIDLVDEAASRLRMEMDSSPVEIDTLQRVVRRLDAEILALKESGADEDLERAHELAAQRADRQEELSALTARWEAEKGGVNRVGDLKKRLAEKEAAAQRAENEGDLATFGRLSYGEIPAIEKEIAELEAAEQAQAAAGSDDAERPQRLVGEKVDAAEIAEVVAAWTGIPAGRLLQGEGEKLLSMEQTIGARLIGQTRAVAAVSDAVRRARAGISDPDRPTGSFLFLGPTGVGKTELAKSLADFLFDDEHAMVRIDMSEYGEKHSVARLVGAPPGYVGYEEGGQLTEAVRRRPYSVVLLDEVEKAHPEVFDLLLQVLDDGRLTDGQGRTVDFRNVILVMTSNLGSHALVDPTVSDDAKHEVVMAAVRGHFKPEFLNRLDDVVVFEPLSVDELGRIVDIQVRSLADRLTERRIGLEVTDAAREWLALEGFDPAYGARPLRRLVQREIGDRLARLVLAGEVADGDTVTVDRDDAADGLTLRTA
- a CDS encoding alpha/beta hydrolase, whose translation is MTFFPTGTPAPRPAGTWSPDILGEGWEQRTLHLGSDDEGPVDVTLVRLTRGPRHDRAVLYVHGFVDYLFQAHVGDALATAGWDFYAVDLRRYGRSLRPGQTANIVDDLAVHAEDLDAALAVVRDDEQHARIALLGHSTGGLVASLWANARPGRIDALVLNSPWLELNDTALMRTVGTQGLRVLAKVAPRMVVGSLAPHYGRALHASTGGEWDYDLAWKPIEGFPVRARWIASVRRAHARVARGLDITCPVLVLTSDATGDHVHDHPDVLTTDSVLAVEHTAALAPGLGEDVVYEQVPGGAHDLALSPEPARSRYLERVVAWLDEVVPPRR
- the mnhG gene encoding monovalent cation/H(+) antiporter subunit G → MLDTVLDVLSAIFMLAGAFLSFAAGVGVLRFPDLLARMHAATKPQVLGLILVLIGLELQLRTWRVALVIVLVILFQMLTAPVSAHMVGRAGYRTGKVRTDLLVMDELTADVQEAALAADRAGVARLAAELVDDAVHRAHDEEHPEERASGPDDSPSPAR
- a CDS encoding monovalent cation/H+ antiporter complex subunit F, encoding MNPYVVAVSAAMLFVGAVLAVVRVERGPSMLDRTIALDVLTATLVAVIALEAAWNRRTDTLPILVVLSMVGFVGSVTIARFAAAEKDDDRRIKTRAEAEAEDAQRRLVEEAEDRATERVAELDSEPDDTTHRGEAR
- a CDS encoding Na+/H+ antiporter subunit E; protein product: MSLHARRRGLLVQWPTILWLALVWVLLWGELTWANVLGGLGVGVVVTLVFPLPAMGFSIKVRPWHMLRLAWYFLSSLVQASFQVAWQALSPRSHVHGAVVGVRLRNPADLYLTVTAELSTLVPGTLVVEAQRITGMLYLHVLDLAASGGEDAVRDDVLELEERVLYALASDEELVRAGLRVPGRRGRSGTASGASGAAAPDVLPARAARTKDGDEPAPPAPADPTEEDA
- a CDS encoding Na+/H+ antiporter subunit D; the encoded protein is MINALVPLPVMLPLFGAGLALALWKHTRAQRIITVVVLAAMLAVGVGLVIGADSGPVVVDVGGWAAPVGIVLVADRLSALMVTVSSLVLLCVFLYSLGQGIADGDDEAPVAIYHPTYLVLAAGVSNAFLTGDLFNLYVGFEILLAASYVLLTLGGTGSRIRAGTIYVVVSLVSSAIFLVALAMIYAATGTVNLAQLAERLPEIDSTTRLVLEILLLIAFGIKAAIFPLSAWLPDSYPTAPAPVTAVFAGLLTKVGIYAIIRTQTLLFPDDRTDSVLLVAALLTMIVGILGAVAQDDIKRLLSFTLVSHIGYMVFGIALSSQTGLTATVFYVVHHITVQTTLFLVVGLMERIGGTTSLARLGGLAKIAPLLAIAFFVPAMNLAGIPPLSGFLGKVGLLQGGVQLGTPLGYTLVAGGIITSLLTLYAIVKAWNKAFWQTPPQEIRPQRLPSGMLGATFALVAFGLSLTFAAGPLFDYAGRAAETLRARTPYIDAVLGADGRGVGTSSDLVPGDGSVLPSVAPEDDETPVPTATPSPTSTGVQP
- a CDS encoding Na(+)/H(+) antiporter subunit C; the protein is MIDTTPSLALVVVIGVLVAAGVYLLLERSLSRVMLGVLMLGNGVNLLFMVASGRPGKAPIIGSADPSEMSDPLPQAMVLTAIVIALGMVGFVMSMAYRSWQLHGHDEVQDDLEDRRVARKAATNAPAYHDSDSEDSGETLDEDAAETRDETIHDDEETAEIVTAAPDAPAPGASGTSPRTEGDA